From the Malus domestica chromosome 17, GDT2T_hap1 genome, one window contains:
- the LOC103442431 gene encoding phenolic glucoside malonyltransferase 2-like, translating into MADPNNSVKIVEICRVAPQHADQEFSLPLTFFDIIWLKFPPIQRLYFYEILSSSKNTFFFDSILPKLKTSLSLTLHHFPPLAGNITWPQDSPKPILSYLRGDAVSVTVAESDADFHHLVSSNSFNIEAKEYHPLVPRLEVCHEKAAALALQITLFPNNGFSIGTSVHHAALDGKMSTMFVKSWAYICKHESDLVPDQLKPFYDRRVIPDPTRIDLIYSNHFLNMDLEGPNNRSLMPFQFKAPQPDSVRGCFQFTPTKIEAIRQLVKEKKQQHQSVHLSTFCVATAYAWICLVKAEEFKSEKIRLIFSVDCRSRLDPQISENYFGNCIAPRIAVAESEGILGEDGLVMAVNAISEALEGLNNRLLNGAEAWMEIMQPQADKLFSVAGSHRFRIYDTDFGWGRPRKSEVVTIDRTGAISFSDSKDGDGSIEIGVVLKKQCMEVFASLFAKGIEDL; encoded by the coding sequence ATGGCAGACCCAAATAACTCAGTCAAAATAGTTGAAATTTGCAGAGTTGCTCCACAACATGCAGATCAAGAGTTCTCTCTTCCTCTAACTTTCTTCGACATAATTTGGTTAAAGTTTCCACCCATCCAACGCCTTTACTTCTACGAAATATTGTCTTCCTCAAAAAACACATTCTTCTTCGATTCTATACTTCCAAAGCTCAAAACATCGTTATCTCTTACCCTCCACCACTTTCCACCTTTAGCAGGAAACATCACTTGGCCCCAAGACTCCCCTAAACCAATCCTCAGTTACCTCCGAGGGGACGCCGTTTCGGTCACTGTAGCTGAGTCCGATGCTGATTTCCACCACCTAGTTTCAAGCAACAGCTTTAACATTGAAGCCAAAGAATACCATCCTCTCGTGCCCCGATTGGAAGTTTGTCACGAAAAAGCCGCAGCACTTGCGTTGCAAATCACTCTCTTCCCAAACAACGGCTTTTCTATTGGAACATCCGTGCACCATGCTGCCCTAGACGGCAAGATGTCAACCATGTTTGTGAAATCATGGGCTTACATATGTAAACACGAATCCGATTTGGTACCAGACCAGCTCAAACCATTTTACGACCGAAGGGTCATCCCTGACCCGACCAGGATCGACTTAATTTATTCGAACCACTTTCTAAATATGGATTTGGAGGGACCCAACAATCGTAGCTTGATGCCTTTCCAATTTAAAGCACCACAACCAGACTCGGTTCGAGGGTGCTTCCAGTTCACACCAACCAAAATTGAAGCAATAAGGCAGTTGGTGAAAGAGAAGAAACAACAACATCAATCGGTTCATTTGTCCACGTTTTGCGTCGCAACTGCGTATGCATGGATTTGCTTAGTCAAGGCAGAGGAATTCAAATCTGAAAAAATACGATTGATTTTTAGTGTGGATTGTAGGTCTCGATTGGACCCACAAATATCTGAAAACTATTTTGGAAACTGCATAGCCCCACGCATAGCAGTTGCAGAAAGCGAAGGCATACTTGGAGAAGACGGGCTGGTTATGGCTGTAAATGCAATCAGTGAAGCCCTAGAAGGTTTAAATAATCGACTTCTGAATGGGGCGGAGGCTTGGATGGAAATTATGCAACCACAAGCCGATAAACTTTTTTCTGTTGCTGGTTCACACCGGTTTAGGATTTATGATACTGATTTTGGATGGGGAAGGCCAAGGAAGAGCGAAGTCGTTACGATTGATAGGACCGGGGCTATCTCTTTCTCAGATAGCAAAGATGGCGATGGTAGTATCGAGATTGGGGTTGTTTTGAAAAAACAATGTATGGAGGTTTTTGCTTCTTTATTTGCTAAAGGAATCGAAGACCTTTGA